The proteins below come from a single Candidatus Zixiibacteriota bacterium genomic window:
- a CDS encoding aldehyde dehydrogenase family protein, translating to MTDERPPGLDIDAILDRATMAAAAFRKLNQEQTDRIVRAVYEAGFDNRIRLAKMACDETRLGIWRDKVIKNVIATRIVYEDIKDMKTVGVISEDAEKGIVEIAQPIGPIFAITPVTNPTSTVLFKILISLKSRNPIVIRPHGAAKKCSIEAARICYGAALSAGAPDHCIQWVARSTEQETLTLMSHKKTAMVLATGSTALVRAAYSSGNPAIGIGPGNVPVFIGMSADVPFTVEQIFLSKTFDNGTICASEQALVVRGCHVEQVKRLLLERKAYFLTQEEIKRLEPIAFNVEHRTMRPEVIGQPATKIAEMAGINVPPDTTLLIAELDEVGLQSPLSLEILAPILAFYRADDIETAIELCRKINVNGGLGHTISMFSTNEERIRYFASTMNAGRILINTPASHGALGGTYNALRPSLTLGCGTGGKNITTDNISAMHLLNIQRIARRKVSPCISPEAIALYLNESVTAANLEPGCRETL from the coding sequence ATGACCGACGAACGCCCCCCTGGGCTCGATATCGACGCTATCCTGGACCGCGCGACGATGGCCGCGGCCGCCTTCCGAAAACTCAACCAGGAGCAGACCGACCGGATTGTCCGGGCTGTCTATGAAGCCGGATTCGACAACCGCATCCGGTTGGCGAAGATGGCGTGCGACGAGACCCGGCTCGGTATCTGGCGCGATAAAGTCATCAAGAACGTCATCGCCACCCGCATCGTCTACGAGGACATCAAGGATATGAAGACGGTGGGGGTGATATCGGAGGACGCGGAAAAAGGGATTGTGGAGATCGCTCAGCCGATCGGTCCGATATTCGCAATCACGCCCGTGACCAACCCAACCTCGACTGTCCTGTTCAAAATACTCATTTCTCTCAAATCGCGTAACCCGATTGTCATCCGCCCGCACGGAGCCGCGAAGAAATGCTCCATCGAGGCGGCCCGAATCTGCTACGGCGCCGCGCTCAGCGCCGGCGCGCCGGATCACTGCATCCAATGGGTGGCCAGGTCAACCGAGCAGGAGACTTTGACCCTGATGAGCCACAAAAAAACCGCCATGGTTCTGGCCACCGGCTCGACTGCGCTCGTTCGCGCGGCATACAGTTCCGGCAATCCGGCAATCGGTATCGGCCCCGGCAACGTGCCGGTGTTTATCGGTATGAGCGCCGACGTGCCGTTTACGGTGGAACAGATCTTCCTCTCCAAAACCTTTGACAACGGGACTATCTGCGCAAGCGAACAGGCGCTCGTAGTCAGAGGGTGCCATGTCGAGCAGGTCAAGCGGCTTTTACTCGAGCGCAAGGCGTACTTCCTGACCCAAGAAGAGATCAAGCGTCTCGAACCGATCGCTTTCAACGTCGAGCATCGGACCATGCGCCCCGAGGTGATCGGCCAGCCCGCAACTAAGATAGCCGAAATGGCCGGTATCAACGTCCCACCCGATACCACGCTGCTAATTGCCGAATTGGACGAGGTCGGCCTGCAATCGCCACTCTCGCTGGAGATACTCGCGCCAATTCTGGCGTTTTATCGGGCTGACGATATCGAAACCGCCATCGAGCTCTGCCGCAAGATCAACGTCAATGGCGGCCTGGGGCACACCATCAGCATGTTCTCTACCAACGAGGAGAGGATACGGTACTTTGCCTCGACCATGAACGCCGGCCGCATTCTAATCAATACGCCGGCATCACACGGCGCGCTCGGCGGGACCTACAACGCGCTGAGGCCGTCGCTCACCCTGGGATGCGGCACCGGCGGCAAGAACATCACGACCGACAATATCAGCGCCATGCATCTGCTCAACATCCAGCGCATCGCCCGCCGCAAGGTGAGTCCGTGTATCTCCCCCGAGGCGATTGCGCTGTATTTGAACGAATCGGTCACTGCGGCTAATCTCGAACCGGGCTGCCGCGAAACGTTGTAA
- a CDS encoding cation:proton antiporter, whose translation MYILQDLVLIFAASVAGLLVCHRLKLPPIVGFLIAGLAIGPHGFSLIHSPHEVDMLAEIGVILLLFAIGIEFSVKDLLHSSRSALLGGGLQVVLTIVVVTLLVAWLDFTLSQAVFAGFLVSLSSTAIVLKALQDRAELDSANGRVTLAILIFQDIIIAPMMIITPVLSGADSGLTESLFRLLFKGLIVVILVVVLARYLVPTVLYQVARTRSRELFLLSVVLIGMAVAWSTFELGLSLGLGAFLAGLIISDSEYSSQALEGVLPFKAVFTGFFFVSIGMLLDTSTVLSHPGAVFGGGLLVILIKTIIAAGVALALGMSSRAAIIIGLALGQVGEFSFILSKVGLSSGLIDSGHYQLFLAVAILTMGLTPFLISLAPSVAAAVSSWPFLRRFESGSYRGLAGGREGDQAIENHLVIIGFGLNGRNIARAAKAAGIRYVIVEMNPDTVRAVKAEGEPIRYGDASSRELLKEVAIERARIVVIAISDPITSRRITHTIRELSPRVYIIVRTRFVIEMAALYENGANEVIPEEFETSVEIFTRVLTKYLVPRDDIEKLTAELRSHSYEMFRSLTPRSPSLGDLQVHLSEIEISAVKVGSTCPALGQTLAEARLRNRFGVNVLAIMRGAKLISNPAGDVRLEPGDLLYVVGTAAQCNEVALALAD comes from the coding sequence ATGTACATTTTGCAGGACCTGGTACTGATCTTCGCCGCGTCGGTGGCCGGCCTGCTGGTGTGCCATCGCCTGAAGCTCCCGCCGATAGTGGGGTTTCTAATTGCCGGGCTGGCTATCGGCCCGCACGGCTTCAGTCTGATTCACTCCCCACACGAAGTCGACATGCTCGCGGAGATCGGGGTCATTCTGCTTTTGTTCGCCATCGGGATCGAGTTCTCCGTCAAGGACCTTCTGCACTCCAGCCGCTCCGCTCTGTTGGGGGGTGGGCTGCAAGTGGTGCTCACGATCGTTGTGGTCACACTGCTGGTGGCCTGGCTCGATTTCACGCTCAGCCAGGCGGTGTTCGCCGGTTTCCTGGTGTCGCTCAGCAGTACCGCTATCGTCCTGAAGGCCCTTCAGGACCGGGCCGAGCTGGACAGCGCCAACGGGCGCGTCACCCTGGCGATATTGATCTTTCAGGACATAATAATCGCTCCGATGATGATCATCACGCCGGTGTTGAGCGGCGCCGACAGCGGTTTGACTGAGTCGTTGTTCAGGCTGCTCTTCAAAGGTCTAATTGTTGTGATCCTGGTGGTGGTACTGGCGCGATATCTCGTGCCGACCGTGCTCTACCAGGTGGCGCGCACACGGAGTCGCGAGCTGTTCCTGCTCAGCGTAGTGCTGATCGGCATGGCGGTGGCGTGGTCTACGTTCGAACTGGGGCTGTCACTCGGATTGGGAGCGTTCTTGGCCGGGCTGATTATCTCCGACTCGGAATACAGCAGTCAGGCGCTCGAGGGAGTTCTGCCGTTCAAGGCGGTGTTCACCGGGTTTTTCTTCGTCTCGATCGGGATGTTGCTGGATACCTCCACGGTTCTGTCCCATCCGGGTGCGGTTTTCGGCGGAGGTCTGCTGGTCATTCTCATCAAGACGATTATCGCCGCAGGCGTGGCGCTGGCCCTGGGGATGTCATCGCGGGCGGCGATCATAATCGGCCTGGCGCTCGGCCAGGTGGGGGAGTTCAGCTTTATTCTCTCCAAAGTTGGATTGTCATCGGGCCTGATTGACTCCGGGCATTACCAGCTCTTTCTGGCGGTCGCCATTCTGACCATGGGCCTGACCCCGTTCCTGATAAGCCTCGCGCCAAGCGTGGCCGCGGCGGTCTCGAGCTGGCCGTTCCTGCGGCGGTTTGAATCGGGATCGTATCGCGGCCTGGCGGGCGGGCGCGAGGGCGATCAGGCGATTGAAAACCACCTGGTGATAATTGGATTCGGGCTGAACGGCCGTAATATCGCCCGCGCGGCCAAGGCGGCGGGGATCAGGTACGTCATTGTGGAAATGAACCCGGACACCGTCCGTGCGGTGAAAGCCGAGGGGGAACCGATCCGCTACGGCGACGCGTCCAGTCGCGAGCTGCTCAAGGAGGTGGCAATCGAACGCGCCCGGATTGTCGTGATCGCGATATCCGATCCGATTACCTCCCGCCGCATCACCCACACCATTCGCGAGCTCAGTCCGCGCGTGTACATTATCGTGAGGACGCGCTTTGTGATCGAAATGGCCGCCCTGTACGAAAACGGCGCCAACGAGGTCATTCCTGAGGAATTTGAGACCTCGGTTGAGATCTTCACCCGCGTTCTGACCAAGTATCTCGTGCCGCGGGACGATATCGAGAAACTGACCGCGGAGCTCCGCTCACACAGTTACGAGATGTTCCGAAGCCTGACTCCGCGGTCGCCGAGCCTGGGTGACCTGCAGGTGCACCTGTCGGAGATTGAAATAAGCGCCGTCAAAGTGGGGTCAACCTGCCCGGCGCTCGGCCAGACACTCGCCGAGGCGCGGCTGCGCAACCGGTTCGGCGTGAACGTGCTGGCGATCATGCGAGGGGCGAAGTTGATCAGCAACCCGGCCGGTGACGTCCGCCTCGAACCAGGCGACCTGCTCTATGTGGTCGGTACGGCCGCGCAGTGCAACGAAGTGGCTTTGGCGCTGGCGGATTGA